Sequence from the Gemmatimonas sp. genome:
TGCCAGCCGCTGAACACCCAGAGACCGAGCACGATCTCGCCCACGCCAATGGCCTTGGTGGCAAGGTCTGCGTGTCGTTCGCCGAGCACGCGGGCGACGATCGCGCGGTGTCGCGGGATCCCGCGCAACAGCTTGCTGTACAGCCCGTGGAAGATCCACACGGACCCGATCAGGATCTGCGCAACGAGTAGTATCACCCCGCCCCCTTCCCCATCCGGCACTTGTCGCTGCAGTAACGCACGTTCGCCCAGTCGCGCTCCCACTTTTTGCGCCAGCTGAAGGGCCGGCCGCAGCGGGCGCAGAGTTTATCGGGGTGGCCGTTTACGCCTTGGCCGCGGACGCCGCCGTCGCGCGGGCGTTTGGATTCTCGTGAAGGCATCGCTCCCCAAGCGATGCGCGGCGGTGCAGAGTTCCCGGATGTCCAGTCCGCACAGTTCCCACGACCCGGCCCACTTTCCGGCCAGCACGGAAGATCTCCTCTATTCCGACTATCGGAAAACGGAGGAGCTCGGTACCCTCCGCCAAGTGGCCCGCGCCTTGGCGGCCGAGACGAACTCGCAAAGCGTATTGCGTACCTTATGTGAGCTTTCAATGGTACGTGGACGAGCAAGTGGCGCTGCAGTGGCGGAATTAAGTGGTGATAATGGCGTGTACGTCGCCTGTTCCGGCAGAACGACAGAGCTACTCTCGATGACCTTCCCGCTGGAAGGCACGGTCACTGGACGCGTCGCCAACGAGCTGCGAGCCATCACGATCCTGTCGCCGGATGCTAGCTCCCCGTTCTTCGCCGAGCTGCTGCCGCGCCTGGGCATCGGGCCGATTCTGCTCCTCCCGCTGTTGGCCAACGGCCAGTTGTTCGGCGTGCTCTCGATTTCACGCGATACCGGGCACCCGCAGTTCGACCACACCGACGAAGAACGGCTGAGTGTGATGGCCGACCTCGCCGCACTGGCGCTTTGGAAGGCGCGACTCTTGGAAGACGCACGGTCGGCCGACGCCGCCAAGACCAGCCTTTTAGCGACATTATCGCACGAGCTTCGCACGCCTTTAACGGCACTAGAGGGGTACAGCGAACTTTTAGAGGACCAGATTCTCGGTCCGTTGTCGCCCGAACAGCAGGATGTCGTCATGCGGCTGCGGACGGTGGGACGGCACCTGGGCTCGCTCATCGAGGACATTCTCACCTACGCCTCGCTCGAAGCCGACCGGCTCACGCCGCGTAACGCGACCGTGCGCGTGCCCGAACTGCTCGATTCGCTGCACCCGTTCATCGAACCACTGGCCCGTGAAAAGGGGATCGAGTTTTCGATTGACTTGGAAACGGGGCTGCCGTCGATGCACACCGACGAGGCCCGTGTGCGGCAGATCCTGCTCAACCTCTGCCAGAACGCGGTGAAGTTCACCGAAGAGGGCGCCGTGTCGGTGCGCGTGACCCGTGGCTCCCCGCTGGCCGATGGCGCCGCCACGGTCCGGTTTGCGGTGCGCGACAGCGGGATCGGCATCGAGCCCACCGACATGCAGCGGCTTTTTCGCCCCTTCTCCCAGATCGAGAACGTGCCGGCGGGACGGCATCGGGGTACCGGATTGGGGCTCTACATCGCACGCCGGCTCGCCACCATGCTCGGCGGGCGCATCGAGGTCGTGTCGCGCCCCGGCGAAGGGTCGGTGTTCACCCTCGTCGTGCCCGTGACGCACTGAGCAAACCCGGGCCGGGCTCACCTGTGTGTTCGAGAACCCGCCATTACATTCGAACGTTATGACCGCTGCCATCACGAGCGTTTTCAACGACGGCATTTTTGCCGAACAATTCGAGCGTTATCGTCACGACCCCGCCAGTGTGGACGAGACGTGGCGCCAGTACTTCCGCATCGCCGAGTCGCTGTTCGGACAGAGTGGCGGCGCCGCGTCGGCTACGCCGTCGGCGGCTGCAGCCGGTGGCGCAACCTACGACGTCGCCTTCCTCCGCAAAGTGGCGGCGGCCGCGTCGCTGCAGCAGGCCATCCGCAGCTACGGCCATTACGCGGTGCAGCTCGATCCGCTCGGCACGCCGCCCCCCGGCGCCGAGGATCTGAGCCCCGAGTACTGGGGGCTGACCGAAGCGGATCTACAGGCGATTCCCGGCGAGGCGCTCGGCGACGCGCGCTTTGCCACCGCCGCCGACGCGATCGCGCGCAAGCGGCAGGTCTACGCGGGTCGCATTGGCTGGGAAGTGTGGCATCTCGAAGTCGACGAAGAGCGCGACTGGTTTCAGCGCGCCTTCCGCGACGGGGTGCTCACGCGCGAGCTCACGCCCGACGAGAAGAAGGACACGCTGCGCCGCCTGAATCAGGTGGACGGGCTCGAGC
This genomic interval carries:
- a CDS encoding DUF2256 domain-containing protein, which gives rise to MPSRESKRPRDGGVRGQGVNGHPDKLCARCGRPFSWRKKWERDWANVRYCSDKCRMGKGAG
- a CDS encoding GAF domain-containing sensor histidine kinase is translated as MSSPHSSHDPAHFPASTEDLLYSDYRKTEELGTLRQVARALAAETNSQSVLRTLCELSMVRGRASGAAVAELSGDNGVYVACSGRTTELLSMTFPLEGTVTGRVANELRAITILSPDASSPFFAELLPRLGIGPILLLPLLANGQLFGVLSISRDTGHPQFDHTDEERLSVMADLAALALWKARLLEDARSADAAKTSLLATLSHELRTPLTALEGYSELLEDQILGPLSPEQQDVVMRLRTVGRHLGSLIEDILTYASLEADRLTPRNATVRVPELLDSLHPFIEPLAREKGIEFSIDLETGLPSMHTDEARVRQILLNLCQNAVKFTEEGAVSVRVTRGSPLADGAATVRFAVRDSGIGIEPTDMQRLFRPFSQIENVPAGRHRGTGLGLYIARRLATMLGGRIEVVSRPGEGSVFTLVVPVTH
- a CDS encoding DoxX-like family protein, producing the protein MILLVAQILIGSVWIFHGLYSKLLRGIPRHRAIVARVLGERHADLATKAIGVGEIVLGLWVFSGWQRVPCAAVQTLALVSMNVLEIALAADLLISAAGMVALNAGFITMIWYWATSVRR